A genome region from Burkholderiales bacterium includes the following:
- a CDS encoding bifunctional transcriptional activator/DNA repair protein Ada, which yields MNTRPSIAEMEKAYLGRDASYEGIFFVGVRTTAIFCRPTCPARSPLPRNVEYFATAAAALFAGYRPCKRCRPMSMRNEPEWAISLLADVEANPSSRVTEGELRSRGIDPATARRHFLRNYGMTFQAYARARRLSSAFTSIRSGSSLDGTAFDTGYESLSGFREAFERSFACTPGDCQHRDCVFLAWLPTPLGPLVAGATDAGICLAEFTDRRMLEAQFEAVRTLFRAPVLPGTNAHLDRLRRELDDYFAGTRRTFRVPLVYPGSAFQRRVWEQLLLIPYGETRSYHELASALGNPNAVRAVGRANGFNRISIVVPCHRVFNKNGDLGGYGGGLRRKQYLLNLEQVGVDKNA from the coding sequence ATGAACACACGCCCGTCAATCGCCGAGATGGAAAAGGCGTACCTTGGTCGGGACGCCTCGTACGAGGGCATCTTCTTCGTCGGCGTGCGTACCACCGCGATTTTCTGTCGCCCGACCTGCCCGGCACGCAGCCCCTTGCCCAGGAACGTCGAGTACTTCGCGACGGCCGCCGCGGCTCTGTTCGCGGGATACCGGCCGTGCAAGCGCTGCCGGCCGATGTCCATGCGCAACGAACCGGAATGGGCCATTAGTCTTTTGGCCGATGTCGAGGCGAACCCGTCGTCACGGGTCACCGAGGGTGAGCTGAGAAGCCGGGGGATCGATCCGGCCACCGCCCGGCGACATTTCTTGCGCAACTACGGCATGACCTTCCAGGCGTATGCCCGGGCTCGCCGCTTGTCGAGTGCGTTCACCAGCATTCGGAGTGGCAGCTCGCTGGACGGCACGGCCTTCGATACCGGGTATGAGTCGCTGAGCGGCTTCCGCGAGGCGTTCGAGCGCTCGTTCGCTTGTACGCCGGGCGACTGTCAGCACCGTGACTGTGTGTTCCTGGCTTGGCTGCCAACGCCGCTTGGCCCGCTCGTGGCGGGCGCCACGGACGCCGGCATTTGTCTGGCGGAATTCACGGATCGGCGGATGCTCGAGGCCCAGTTCGAGGCCGTGCGAACGCTGTTCCGGGCGCCGGTACTGCCCGGCACGAACGCGCACCTGGATCGGCTTCGTAGGGAACTCGACGACTATTTCGCAGGAACGCGGCGCACGTTCAGGGTACCGCTGGTGTACCCCGGCAGCGCCTTCCAGCGGCGCGTGTGGGAACAGCTTCTGTTGATCCCTTACGGTGAGACCCGTTCGTATCACGAACTGGCGTCCGCGTTAGGAAATCCCAACGCGGTGCGTGCGGTTGGTCGGGCAAATGGGTTCAACCGCATCAGCATCGTGGTTCCCTGCCATCGAGTCTTCAACAAGAACGGCGACCTCGGCGGATACGGCGG